One part of the Tolypothrix sp. NIES-4075 genome encodes these proteins:
- a CDS encoding IS110 family transposase, with protein MKSSQKMMLLWGWLCGERKSNKYDALCDRTIGLGISSTVRHHARRICDLQREEHSIEVELHQLLAESKFTAYRKVFKDFGFGVRLEAIILSQIYPLSAYFGADGKPEVRIRKGRKSGKATKRYLSLRRFQKSLGLAPSKEASGDKSKIKIVGGSDLCRIAFWQWVFTRVEAKRSRIDNEIGAALGAQLDAEKAAGRPVRLVRSRISAKAAKLLFRKLVEALE; from the coding sequence CTGAAGTCATCACAGAAAATGATGCTGCTGTGGGGTTGGTTGTGCGGCGAGCGTAAAAGTAATAAATATGATGCTTTGTGCGATCGCACAATTGGCTTGGGAATTAGTTCGACAGTTCGGCATCACGCCCGGCGCATATGTGACTTGCAGCGAGAAGAACACAGCATCGAGGTAGAGTTGCATCAACTTTTGGCTGAGTCAAAGTTTACCGCTTATCGGAAGGTTTTTAAGGATTTTGGTTTTGGGGTACGCCTGGAGGCAATTATCCTTAGCCAGATTTATCCGCTGTCGGCTTACTTTGGTGCTGATGGGAAACCAGAGGTCAGAATTCGCAAGGGTCGAAAATCTGGAAAGGCTACTAAACGCTACCTCTCACTGCGACGCTTTCAAAAATCCCTAGGGCTTGCTCCCTCAAAGGAAGCGTCAGGCGATAAAAGTAAAATCAAGATTGTTGGTGGTTCTGATTTGTGTCGTATCGCTTTCTGGCAGTGGGTTTTCACCCGCGTTGAGGCAAAGCGCAGCCGGATTGATAATGAGATTGGTGCAGCGCTGGGCGCTCAGTTGGATGCTGAGAAGGCGGCGGGGCGTCCGGTTCGATTAGTGCGATCGCGCATTAGTGCTAAAGCTGCGAAGTTACTATTTAGAAAATTAGTGGAGGCACTAGAGTGA
- a CDS encoding PLAT/LH2 domain-containing protein — translation MAVNYTVSTFTGELDGAGTNANVFITIHGETGKTGEIPLGNREDNFEPGKHDVFSFAEKNVHKVKKITIRHDNSGEHSGWFLKKVTIEHGDSNKKWLCPCNKWLSTTEGDGKIERTLDCDEV, via the coding sequence ATGGCTGTTAATTACACAGTTTCAACATTTACAGGAGAGTTGGACGGTGCCGGTACAAATGCCAATGTTTTCATCACTATTCACGGAGAAACAGGTAAAACTGGTGAGATACCTCTTGGTAATCGTGAGGATAATTTCGAGCCAGGAAAACATGATGTGTTTAGTTTTGCCGAAAAAAATGTTCACAAGGTAAAAAAAATTACAATTCGTCATGATAATAGTGGTGAGCACTCAGGATGGTTTCTAAAGAAGGTAACCATTGAACATGGAGATTCTAATAAAAAGTGGTTATGTCCATGCAATAAATGGCTTTCAACAACAGAAGGCGATGGAAAAATAGAGCGCACACTTGATTGTGATGAGGTTTAA